Proteins encoded together in one Pelagicoccus enzymogenes window:
- a CDS encoding YkgJ family cysteine cluster protein, which produces MNSGEQLCLACGMCCDGSLFDNVRLQPEESAEDLKRLGMPVKLSRAKLPVAFLRQPCRALGEDCACAIYSQRPAQCRSFECGVFKEAQSGAISYEEAHRLVKQGRRKADKVRKLLVATGETDEALSLGARFRRVQRWVQRGEVDAEAGASFAALGLAMHKLDLFAHEKFYTEEDA; this is translated from the coding sequence GTGAATTCTGGAGAACAACTTTGTCTCGCTTGCGGGATGTGCTGCGACGGGTCGCTTTTTGACAATGTCCGCCTGCAGCCGGAGGAGAGCGCTGAGGACCTGAAGCGCTTGGGCATGCCGGTGAAGCTTTCCCGAGCGAAGCTTCCGGTGGCCTTTTTGCGTCAGCCCTGTCGGGCCTTGGGTGAGGACTGCGCCTGCGCCATCTACTCGCAGCGTCCGGCCCAATGCCGTTCTTTCGAGTGCGGGGTCTTCAAGGAAGCCCAGTCGGGGGCGATTTCCTACGAGGAGGCCCATCGGCTGGTGAAGCAAGGGCGCCGCAAGGCGGACAAGGTGCGCAAGCTCCTGGTGGCGACGGGTGAAACGGACGAAGCGCTTTCGCTGGGGGCGCGTTTCCGGCGGGTGCAACGTTGGGTGCAGCGCGGGGAAGTCGATGCGGAGGCAGGCGCCTCCTTCGCCGCGCTCGGACTGGCCATGCACAAGCTCGATTTGTTTGCCCATGAGAAGTTCTACACCGAAGAGGACGCTTGA
- a CDS encoding glycoside hydrolase family 43 protein gives MRKLQYSATALALAALAPFAQSAEPVAFDWFSYRGNDAVFDTPPPAGQFQNPILAGFYPDPSSCRVGDDFYATTSSFAFYPGLPIFHSTDLVNWKQIGHALDRPSQLTGTEGLRSSQAIFAPTIRHHDGVFYLITTSVYGINNFYVTATDPAGPWSDPIPLPWIDGIDPSLFFDEDGRVWLTHNGPPPNNDSLYEGHRAVWLWEIDLETNQPIGEGKIIINGGVDLSQKPVWIEAPHIFKKDGWYYLTCAEGGTSIQHSQVVFRTKSLDEEWVPWDNNPILTQRDLPADRENPIIAAGHADFLELENGDWWATFLAIRPYEGGFYNTGREVYMLPIEWTEDGWPMILEQGKEIPWQLERPDLPLSQEPVPPTTGNFAWRDDFDAPELGYEWMYLRTPQDNWLELKDGQLQITPKNVGLSELKNPSWISRRQQHSTYQAATQFEAPVQGTSAGVAAFIREDYNFYCGIRKTDKGYEAFLEKSEESAPRLVATHKLENLEAGDQVILRIEGEKERISFYLETPDGEILTVARDEDATILTTTRAWSFIGAMMGPYARLESGE, from the coding sequence ATGCGCAAACTCCAATACTCCGCCACCGCTCTCGCCCTCGCGGCGCTCGCCCCCTTCGCCCAATCCGCAGAACCGGTCGCTTTCGACTGGTTCAGCTACCGCGGAAACGACGCAGTCTTCGACACGCCGCCGCCCGCCGGGCAATTCCAAAACCCCATCCTCGCCGGCTTCTATCCAGACCCGAGCTCCTGCCGCGTGGGCGACGACTTTTACGCCACCACCTCGAGCTTCGCCTTCTACCCCGGACTCCCCATCTTCCACAGCACCGATCTCGTCAACTGGAAGCAAATAGGACACGCGCTCGACCGCCCCAGTCAGCTCACCGGCACCGAGGGCCTCCGCTCCTCCCAAGCGATCTTCGCCCCGACCATCCGCCACCACGACGGCGTTTTCTACCTCATTACCACCTCCGTCTACGGCATCAACAACTTCTACGTCACCGCCACAGATCCCGCAGGCCCTTGGTCCGACCCGATTCCGCTGCCCTGGATCGACGGCATCGACCCTTCCCTCTTCTTCGACGAAGACGGCCGCGTCTGGCTCACCCACAACGGTCCCCCTCCCAACAACGATTCCCTCTACGAAGGCCACCGCGCCGTTTGGCTTTGGGAAATCGACCTCGAGACCAACCAACCGATCGGAGAAGGAAAAATCATCATCAACGGCGGCGTCGACCTCTCACAAAAGCCGGTCTGGATCGAAGCCCCACACATCTTCAAAAAGGACGGCTGGTACTACCTGACTTGCGCCGAAGGGGGCACCAGCATCCAGCACTCCCAAGTCGTCTTCCGCACCAAGAGCCTCGACGAGGAATGGGTGCCCTGGGACAACAACCCCATCCTCACCCAGCGCGACCTCCCCGCGGACCGCGAAAACCCCATCATCGCCGCCGGGCACGCCGACTTCCTCGAGCTGGAAAACGGGGACTGGTGGGCCACCTTCCTGGCGATCCGCCCCTACGAAGGCGGCTTCTACAACACCGGCCGCGAAGTCTACATGCTGCCCATCGAGTGGACCGAAGACGGCTGGCCGATGATCCTGGAACAAGGCAAGGAAATCCCCTGGCAGCTCGAACGCCCAGACCTCCCGCTCTCCCAAGAGCCCGTTCCGCCCACCACCGGAAACTTCGCCTGGCGAGACGATTTCGATGCTCCAGAACTTGGATACGAATGGATGTACCTGCGCACGCCACAGGACAACTGGCTCGAACTGAAGGACGGCCAGCTGCAAATCACCCCCAAGAATGTCGGCCTCTCGGAACTGAAAAATCCTTCCTGGATCTCCCGCCGCCAACAACACTCCACCTACCAAGCCGCCACTCAATTCGAAGCTCCAGTCCAAGGAACATCCGCCGGGGTGGCCGCATTCATTCGCGAAGACTACAACTTCTACTGCGGTATCCGAAAAACGGATAAAGGCTACGAGGCCTTTCTCGAAAAGTCGGAAGAAAGCGCCCCGCGCCTCGTAGCAACCCACAAGCTCGAGAACCTCGAAGCTGGAGATCAAGTCATCCTGCGCATCGAGGGCGAGAAAGAGCGCATCTCCTTCTACCTCGAAACGCCTGACGGCGAAATTCTCACTGTCGCCCGAGACGAAGACGCCACCATCCTGACCACCACGCGAGCCTGGAGCTTCATCGGCGCTATGATGGGCCCCTACGCCCGCCTCGAGTCAGGAGAGTAA
- a CDS encoding NAD(P)-dependent oxidoreductase, with translation MKDKKIGFVGLGRMGGNMARCLKDKGYQVSALFDINQDLAQELATEIGATAYGSLAAVTANADIILTVVTNDAAMDAIFFGDDNLFTNASGKLFINCATLTPAVHVKLEEAAAKLGAQTLEGCMASSIPQARNGELYLMIGGQKPVFEAAKPLLDDLSKALTYVGASGKASEVKALVNMVMNINTAALAEGLGLGAALGLDLEMLCKVFSQTGANSRVLETDAEDMLNRDHDCFFSAAHAAKDSGIALELGKAKGVTMPLAQATLAQYNKLCELGLGELDKSGIAELTFPGRKGSE, from the coding sequence ATGAAAGACAAGAAAATCGGATTCGTAGGACTCGGCCGCATGGGCGGCAACATGGCTCGCTGCCTCAAGGACAAGGGCTACCAAGTTTCCGCCCTCTTCGACATCAACCAGGACCTAGCCCAAGAGCTTGCCACCGAGATCGGCGCCACCGCCTACGGAAGCCTCGCCGCCGTCACCGCCAATGCCGACATCATCCTCACCGTCGTCACCAACGACGCAGCCATGGACGCCATCTTCTTCGGCGACGACAACCTTTTCACCAACGCTTCGGGCAAGCTCTTCATCAACTGCGCCACCCTTACCCCCGCCGTACACGTCAAACTCGAGGAAGCCGCCGCAAAACTGGGGGCCCAAACCCTCGAAGGCTGCATGGCCTCCTCCATCCCCCAAGCCCGCAACGGCGAGCTCTACCTCATGATCGGCGGACAAAAGCCTGTCTTCGAAGCCGCCAAGCCGCTGCTCGACGACCTCAGCAAAGCCCTCACCTACGTTGGCGCCTCCGGCAAGGCCTCCGAAGTGAAAGCCCTCGTCAACATGGTCATGAATATCAACACCGCCGCCCTCGCAGAAGGCCTAGGCCTCGGGGCCGCGCTCGGACTCGACCTGGAAATGCTCTGCAAGGTCTTCAGCCAAACCGGAGCCAACTCCCGCGTTCTCGAAACCGACGCCGAGGACATGCTCAACCGCGACCACGACTGCTTCTTCTCCGCCGCCCACGCCGCCAAGGACTCGGGCATCGCCCTCGAGCTGGGTAAGGCCAAGGGCGTCACCATGCCGCTCGCCCAAGCCACCCTCGCCCAGTACAACAAGCTCTGCGAACTCGGCCTCGGCGAATTGGACAAGTCTGGCATCGCGGAACTCACCTTCCCGGGCCGCAAAGGCAGCGAATAG
- a CDS encoding alpha/beta hydrolase, which yields MFDTIRNAQGEKLDYSYQQADPAQPSEWLYVIGHGVTGNKDRPIVADSAQALKAAGFDTLAFSFSGNGDSEGRFQDSNVSKEVEDLGSILDAVGERNVAYVGHSMGAAVGVLRAARDPRIQRLVSLAGMVDTKKFALTEFGEETPDQGLMWEEESCPLSQSFMTDLCETVGSVLESAKSVSIPWLLLHGTEDDVVLIEDSESIAALSKPKVTLQKIEGADHSFNELARAPAMAVLANWAQKNS from the coding sequence ATGTTCGACACAATCCGTAACGCCCAAGGCGAAAAACTTGACTACAGCTACCAACAGGCCGATCCCGCGCAGCCCAGCGAATGGCTCTACGTCATCGGGCACGGCGTCACCGGCAACAAGGACCGCCCCATCGTGGCCGACTCCGCCCAGGCCCTCAAGGCCGCCGGCTTCGATACGCTCGCGTTCTCCTTCTCCGGCAACGGCGACTCCGAAGGCCGCTTCCAAGACTCCAACGTCAGCAAGGAAGTCGAGGACCTCGGATCCATCCTCGACGCAGTCGGAGAGCGAAACGTCGCCTACGTCGGGCACTCCATGGGAGCTGCCGTCGGCGTGCTGCGGGCCGCTCGCGATCCGCGCATCCAACGCCTCGTTTCCCTCGCCGGCATGGTCGACACCAAGAAGTTCGCCCTCACCGAGTTTGGCGAAGAGACGCCCGACCAAGGCCTCATGTGGGAAGAAGAAAGCTGCCCGCTCAGCCAGAGCTTCATGACCGACCTCTGCGAGACCGTGGGCAGCGTCCTCGAAAGCGCGAAGTCGGTATCCATCCCTTGGTTACTCCTTCACGGCACGGAGGACGATGTCGTTCTCATCGAAGACAGCGAATCCATCGCCGCCCTCAGCAAGCCGAAGGTCACGCTGCAAAAGATCGAAGGAGCCGACCACTCCTTCAACGAGCTCGCCCGAGCCCCCGCCATGGCCGTCCTCGCCAACTGGGCTCAGAAAAACTCGTAA
- a CDS encoding sugar phosphate isomerase/epimerase family protein, protein MSLNNEYDIRIGTLAGKGPQTADYIKAILPHGFESFQINFWQNLGETDLLKLADQTRQVLEGSDAIVSSLGIFGNPLGDSEDDEKTREGWRECIDKAHLYGTDLVCGFAGRVRDVPVPESIERYVEVFGELSKRAADKGVRIAFENCPMGGNWERGDWNIAFNPAAWELMFDALPVDNIGLEWEPCHQMGQLIEPMPQLRKYVSKVFHVHGKDASNYAEVVREFGVDGPKPFSEHRHPGFGDSNWTDIISELRRGGYKGTIDIEGWHDPVYVGELELTGQVHALNYLKGCRGKYVPNPEGF, encoded by the coding sequence ATGTCACTAAATAACGAATACGATATCCGAATCGGAACTTTGGCCGGAAAGGGCCCGCAGACTGCGGACTACATCAAGGCGATCCTTCCGCACGGCTTTGAGTCTTTCCAGATCAACTTTTGGCAAAACTTGGGCGAAACGGATTTGCTCAAGCTCGCCGATCAGACCCGGCAGGTCCTCGAGGGCAGCGATGCGATCGTTTCCTCACTCGGCATTTTCGGCAATCCGCTGGGGGATTCGGAAGACGACGAAAAGACCCGCGAAGGCTGGCGGGAGTGCATCGACAAGGCCCACCTCTACGGTACGGACTTGGTTTGCGGATTTGCGGGCCGCGTGCGGGATGTGCCGGTGCCAGAGTCCATCGAGCGTTACGTGGAGGTCTTTGGCGAGTTGTCCAAGCGGGCGGCCGACAAGGGCGTGCGTATCGCGTTCGAGAATTGTCCCATGGGCGGCAATTGGGAACGCGGCGATTGGAACATTGCTTTCAATCCGGCGGCTTGGGAGCTGATGTTCGACGCCTTGCCGGTCGACAACATCGGTTTGGAGTGGGAGCCCTGCCATCAGATGGGGCAGCTGATCGAGCCGATGCCGCAGCTGCGCAAGTACGTGAGCAAGGTTTTCCATGTGCATGGCAAGGACGCCAGCAACTATGCGGAAGTGGTTCGGGAGTTTGGGGTGGACGGGCCGAAGCCCTTCTCCGAGCACCGGCATCCAGGATTTGGAGACAGCAACTGGACGGACATCATCAGCGAATTGAGACGCGGCGGATACAAGGGTACCATCGACATCGAAGGCTGGCACGATCCCGTGTACGTGGGCGAGCTGGAGCTGACTGGACAGGTGCATGCCTTGAACTACCTGAAAGGTTGTCGAGGCAAGTACGTGCCGAATCCGGAAGGCTTCTAG
- a CDS encoding Gfo/Idh/MocA family protein encodes MVKLAVIGTGGMAHHQVESFSKIENCKVVAACDVDEKRVSDFAKKFGIDATYTDVDRLLAEVECDAVTIVVPDAYHHPLTLKAIEAGKHVLCEKPLALNAKDALEMSEAAKAAGVINMVNFSYRNSSAIQMASKLARSGELGTIRHVHAYYLQSWLAQDEWNFWETSPQWLWRLSTKAGSMGVLGDIGVHILDFAGMPVGDYRSVNCKLKTFDKGDGNKMGGYELDANDSAIITAEFANGALGTIHTTRWAQPHLNSLKLNVYGDKASIEIDLDESYSTLKISRILGRKAMPWETLDCGTTPTNFERFIAAVESGVQDQADFARGADIQRVLDACFESDQKDKTVSL; translated from the coding sequence ATGGTTAAACTCGCAGTAATTGGCACAGGGGGAATGGCCCACCATCAGGTGGAGTCTTTTTCTAAAATCGAGAATTGCAAGGTGGTCGCGGCCTGCGACGTGGACGAGAAACGCGTATCGGATTTTGCCAAGAAATTCGGAATCGACGCGACTTACACGGATGTGGATCGCCTGCTTGCGGAAGTGGAGTGCGACGCGGTGACGATCGTGGTGCCCGACGCGTACCATCATCCGCTGACTCTGAAGGCGATCGAGGCGGGCAAGCATGTGCTCTGCGAAAAGCCCCTCGCCTTGAACGCGAAGGACGCCCTTGAGATGAGCGAGGCGGCGAAGGCAGCTGGGGTGATCAACATGGTGAACTTCTCCTATCGCAACAGTTCGGCGATCCAGATGGCGAGCAAGCTGGCGCGTAGTGGGGAGTTGGGTACGATCCGGCATGTGCACGCTTATTACCTGCAAAGTTGGTTGGCCCAAGACGAATGGAATTTTTGGGAAACCAGTCCGCAGTGGCTTTGGCGCTTGTCGACGAAGGCTGGCAGCATGGGCGTGTTGGGCGACATCGGGGTGCATATCCTGGACTTCGCGGGCATGCCGGTGGGAGATTATCGCAGCGTGAATTGCAAGCTGAAGACTTTCGACAAGGGCGATGGCAACAAGATGGGCGGCTACGAGCTGGACGCCAACGATTCGGCGATCATTACTGCCGAGTTCGCCAACGGCGCCTTGGGGACGATTCACACCACGCGCTGGGCTCAGCCGCACTTGAATTCGCTGAAGCTGAACGTCTATGGCGACAAGGCGTCTATCGAGATAGATTTGGACGAAAGCTACTCGACATTGAAGATCAGCCGCATTCTGGGGCGGAAGGCCATGCCTTGGGAAACGCTGGATTGCGGAACGACTCCGACGAACTTCGAACGTTTCATCGCGGCGGTGGAGTCAGGCGTGCAGGACCAAGCGGATTTCGCCCGCGGGGCGGACATCCAGCGCGTGCTGGACGCCTGTTTCGAATCCGACCAGAAAGATAAAACAGTATCCCTCTAG